In the Saccharococcus thermophilus genome, CTTCCATGCTTGTTACCGATTGAAAAATCTCTTTTTTATCCACATTGCCCCACCCCAATTAATCTGCGGCTCGAATTGGCAGAGTTCCGTCTTTCATCAATTCATCGAGCGTATATTCCACGACTCGTCCATGTTCGGACAGCTCTACTTGTAACATCCGTTCCAAAATATTTAATCCAATCACTTTGCCAAGACCATGCGGAGTTTCGACATATTCGCCTAAATCAGGGAGCTGTTCTTTTGCTGTTTCATACTCCTCGTTTTCGTATTTCAAACAGCACATCAAGCGACCGCAGAGGCCGGAAATTTTTGTCGGATTCAGCGATAAATTTTGATCTTTGGCCATTTTTATGGATACAGGATCGAAATCGCCTAAAAACGTGGAACAACACAGCATTCTTCCGCATGGGCCGATTCCGCCTAGCATTTTTGCTTCATCGCGCACGCCAATTTGTCTTAACTCGATGCGTGTACGGAAAATGGCTGCTAAGTCTTTCACCAGCTCACGGAAATCCACACGCCCGTCTGCCGTAAAATAGAAAATCACTTTGTTGCGGTCAAATGTATATTCCACATCGACTAGCTTCATTTCCAATCCGTGCTCTTCCACTTTCTTTAAACAAATATCATAGGCTTCGCGCGCTGCTTTTTTATTTTCCTCAACAATCAGTTTGTCTTTGGCATCAGCGATGCGAATTACTTTTTTCAGCGGCAGCACGATGTCGTTTTCATCTACTTGTTTATTGCTGATTACAACTTTCCCGTATTCAATTCCGCGCACCGTTTCTACAATAACAAACTCTCCAGCAGGAATAGTCCATTCGCCAGGATCAAAATAATAAATCTTTCCTGCTTTTTTAAAACGAACACCTACGACATTATACAAACGCTTTTCCCTCCTTTAAATCAAGAATGAGTTGTTCCATTAACAACGGTACGCTCATATTCGTTGTATTTAAACGCGCCTTTGCCTGTAAAATGATTTCCATGCCTTGGACGATTTGCCGCTGGGAACAAGAAAGCGCCCATTGCTGCAAATCGTCAATCTTATCCCGATACACAACATAATCCGGTTGCCCTAATTGTATATGCAACATATCTTTATATATATATAAAAGCAAATCGAGCCCTAAATCGATTTGTTGCTTTTCCTGAAAGTGCGGAACCCACTGATCATGAAGGAAAAAAAGAGCCTGCAAATCGTTTTTCTTTAACATTTCATATAATTGTAACACTATTTTTCGCGCTTGCGCAAACCAACTATCTTGGCTTAATTTAAGCGCTTCTTCATAATTATTTGTCACATGGGCAGCAAGGAAAGCCATATGAGACGGAATTTGTTGCTCTATTAAATCATTGGCAAGCAAAGCAGGCGGCAGTGGTTGAAAGGAAAATACTTGACAGCGGGAAACGATCGTCTCTAATATGCGATGGTATTGCTCTGTTAGCAATATCGCCACCGTTCCAGGGCGAGGCTCTTCTAAAAATTTTAGCAAACTGTTCGCCGCACTCGTGGTCATTTGATCAGCGTGTTCGATAATATATAGTTTTTTATCGGCTTCCATTGCTGTTTTTGTAAATTCTTGTTGTAACATTTCAATTTGTTCTTTTTTAATCGATTGCCCATCCGGCCCGATGACATGGACATCCGGATGGTTTCCTGAATCGATGCGGCGACAGTTTCGGCATTCGCCACAAGGTTTTATTCCCGACGGATGCAAACAAAACAAGCTCTTTGCCAGCAAAAGGCTTACCGCTTTTTTCCCGGTCCCACGCTGTCCTTCAAATAAGTAAGCATGGGAAACTCTTCCTTTTTCAAGACTTTTGGTGAGCATCCTTACTACGATAGGCTGGTATTGTTCAAGCTGTTCCCACTGCATCATCATCGTCATCACTCGCTTATTCCTTTATTATTATTCTATCATGTCCTGCTCTTCCTATCATGTTTTGTTTCATGGAAATGCCGTTGTTATCTTCCTTCTATTCGCTTCATCACCACGGCGGCGGTCATGGCAAATACTTCATCAGGCGATTTGGAAGCATCAATAGTAACAATCCGTTCAGCAAACCGCTTCGCTAACTTTAAATATCCTTCCCGTACCTTATAATGAAAGGACAAGCTTTCCATATCGAGCCGGTTTATTTCTCGCTGTTTATTTTTTTGAATTCTCTCCAGCCCCATTTTCGGATCAATATCAAAATAAATGGTCAGCGATGGAAAATATCCGTCAATCGCGAATTGATTGATTTGCAATATTTCGTCCACACCCAATCCTCTGGCAAATCCTTGATACACTAAAGAACTATCGACAAACCGGTCGCATAACACAATGTTGCCGGCTTCGACGGCTGGAATAATTTTTTCTAAAAGATGCTGCCTCCTCGCCGCAGCATAAAGCAACGCCTCGGTGCGACCATCCATTTCCGTATGGTCTGGATTTAAAATAATCGAGCGGATGGCCTCCGCAATGCGCACGCCCCCCGGTTCTCTCGTCGACACAACAGCAAATCCTTTTTCCCGTAAAAATGTTTCTAGTTTCGCAATCATCGTCGTTTTTCCTGCGCCATCAGGTCCTTCGAACGAAAAAAAGTATCCTTTCATATTGCTACATCTCCTTTATTTTTACAGTTTCATACACTTCTATTTGCTGAGTGGATAAATATTTTCCGCCTTGAAAGCGCGCATGGCAACGTTTTAGCTGTTCGATTTGTTCGATATGTTCCTTGCAAATCCGCTCCCCTATCCATAACAAAGGCACCCCGGGTGGATAAGGTATAATCGTTTCCGCGGCAATATATCCTTCCGCATTCTTTAAATCTACTACTTTTTTCGGTAACGCTTGCAGTTCTCGATATGAAATGGAATTAGCAGACGGCAAAAACGAGAAAGAATGAAACGATTGCAGCAGCCGCTCACTGTAACGCAAGCCACGGAACGCCCGTTGTATTTTTTCTACGACTTGCTCCATCTGTTCGATCACGGCAAGCGGATAGACAAGCAAAACGTTAAACGGATCGGCGAGCTCGGTAAAAATTCCTTCTCGCTCTAATCGTTGCTGCAGTTCATAGCCTGACAGCTCGCTCCGCGTTTGCAGCGTAATTTTCAGCAAATCAATCTGTACAAGCGGCTGGCGTGAATGCACGATTGCAATCCCTTCAATCGCAGCTAAAGCATCTTTAAACTGTCTAATTTGTTCAGCCACCTTTTTTACATCGTCTTTTGTCAAACAAGCCAAATAGCTTCTTGCTAAATCCAACGATGCCATAATCGGATAAGATGGGCTGCTCGATTGAAATGCTTGCAAAAAATATTTCAGTTTTTCTTTATCGACCAATGAACTATTGAAATGTAAATACGAACCCATTGTCATAGCCGGTAGCGTTTTATGAGCTGACTGAACAACTACATCCGCTCCGCACGCGACCGCTGTTTTCGGAAAAGGATGACCGAGAATAAAATGGGCTCCGTGCGCTTCATCAACAAGCACGGGAATGCGGTAGCGATGCGCGAGATTGACGACTTCTGTAAGATCAACGGCCATGCCATAATAATTGGGGTTGGTTAATACTAGCGCCGCGGCATCTGGATGAAGCTCGAGCGCCCTTTTTATCGTGTCATAGGCCACATAAGAAGCAACACGAACGTCTTCATCAAATTCGGGGGAAAGAAAAACAGGAGTGGCCCCTGCTAACTGAATCGCATGCATCACCGACTTATGGCAATTGCGCTGTACAATGACTTTCTTTTTTTCCCCGCAAGCAGCGAAAATCATCGCCAAATTTCCAGCTGTAGAACCGTTCACAAGAAAAAACGTCTCTTCTACATTATACAGTTTTGCCGCTAGCGACTGTGCCTCGGCAATAACCGATTCCGGATGGTGCAAATCATCTAATCCGGTTAATTCCGTAGCATCCAGTTTTAATAATGGTTCATAATCATTTCTTGCGTTTGCCGGAAATACAAAACCGTATTTATGGCCTGGCACATGAAAGGAAAACGGATGGATGGCATCATGGCGTTTTAGCGCAGTATATAAAGGGGTTTTCCCTTGATCCATAAACAACCCTCTTTTCTTTCCAAGATCATTTTTTGAGCGCTTTGCAGCAACAACAAAATATATATTAACACTAACGAACCACCTTGGATAGAAGTAGACACAAAGAGATGACTTTCTGATTGATTTATAGCAAGCGGACATGGCGGAATAATAAAAACAGGCCCCACATCAATAGGACCTTATGAATATATTTCAGAAGATATGATTTTCTTTAACTGTTTTACGTAAAACCTATATTCCGGATCGGCTGTATCAGTCTGAACGATTGCTTTTTCACAGTCTAGGCAAAGAAATCGTCCAAAAATGTGAATGCCTTCTTGTTTTGGCTGCTCACAAACGATACATACTTTTTCCATGTCATCCTTACTGGTCATTGACGTCCCCACCTTCTCCACCTCCCACCCATTATTCTCCCCACATTGATAAGTTTCTATACTAATAGACCATTATATGCATTTGAAAAGTTATAACATGATGGGAAACACTATCTGTCTTTCCGACAGTTTAAGTTTAATAGGGGAGAAAAATAAAAACAGCCGATTAAGCGTTACGCCTAATCGGCTGTCTCGGCAACAATTGCCTAGCGACGACCTACTCTTGCAGGGGCGCTGGCCCCAACTACCATCGGCGCTGGAGAGCTTAACTTCCGTGTTCGGGATGGGAACGGGTGTTTCCTCTCCGCTATAGTCACTAGGCAAGTATTTCAATTGGACATGTATTATTATATCCATCTAATCGATGTTGTCAAGAAGGAGTTCATTCCTTCAAAACTAGATAACCGTCTGTTTGGAAGAAGCCGGGCGCCTTTGCTGTCTAGCTCCGGACGCCATCGGCTCGCGACGCTTCGGTCCCGTTGCGGCGGCAACAGCCTCCTCACGGGCCCTCCAGCGCGTGTCGCCGATAGGCGGGCGTCCTCCGCTTTTCGTGGTGTCTAGCTCCGGCTCCTAGCCCCTTGGGTCGCTTCAGACCTGCTGTGGCGGCGACAGCCTCCTCGCAGGTCTTCCAGCGCCCATCGGGGCTAAGCAGTCGCCTCCGCTTTTCGTGCGCTTTTCTTGGTTAAGTCCTCGATCGATTAGTATCCGTCAGCTGCACGTGTCGCCACGCTTCCACCTCGGACCTATCGACCTCGTCATCTTCGAGGGATCTTACTCGCTTGACGCGATGGGAAATCTCATCTTGAGGGGGGCTTCACGCTTAGATGCTTTCAGCGCTTATCCCTTCCGCACATAGCTACCCAGCGGTGCCCCTGGCGGGACAACTGGTACACCAGCGGTGCGTCCATCCCGGTCCTCTCGTACTAAGGACAGCTCCTCTCAAATTTCCTGCGCCCGCGACGGATAGGGACCGAACTGTCTCACGACGTTCTGAACCCAGCTCGCGTACCGCTTTAATGGGCGAACAGCCCAACCCTTGGGACCGACTACAGCCCCAGGATGCGATGAGCCGACATCGAGGTGCCAAACCTCCCCGTCGATGTGGACTCTTGGGGGAGATCAGCCTGTTATCCCCGGGGTAGCTTTTATCCGTTGAGCGATGGCCCTTCCATACGGAACCACCGGATCACTAAGCCCGACTTTCGTCCCTGCTCGACCTGTCCGTCTCGCAGTCAAGCTCCCTTGTGCCTTTGCACTCTACGAATGATTTCCAACCATTCTGAGGGAACCTTTGGGCGCCTCCGTTACCTTTTGGGAGGCGACCGCCCCAGTCAAACTGCCCACCTGACACTGTCTCCCACCCCGATCAGGGGTGCGGGTTAGAATTTCAATACCGCCAGGGTGGTATCCCACCGGCGCCTCCACCGAAGCTGGCGCTCCGGCTTCCCAGGCTCCCACCTATCCTGTACAAGCGATACCAAAATTCCATATCAGGCTGCAGTAAAGCTCCACGGGGTCTTTCCGTCCTGTCGCGGGTAACCTGCATCTTCACAGGTAGTATAATTTCACCGGGTCTCTCGTTGAGACAGTGCCCAAGTCGTTACACCTTTCGTGCGGGTCGGAACTTACCCGACAAGGAATTTCGCTACCTTAGGACCGTTATAGTTACGGCCGCCGTTTACTGGGGCTTCGGTTCGCACCTTCGCTTGCGCTAAGCGCTCCCCTTAACCTTCCAGCACCGGGCAGGTGTCAGCCCCTATACTTCGCCTTTCGGCTTCGCAGAGACCTGTGTTTTTGATAAACAGTCGCTTGGGCCTTTTCACTGCGGCTCCCTCGGGCTATTCACCCAAGAGAGCACCCCTTCTCCCGAAGTTACGGGGTCATTTTGCCGAGTTCCTTAACGAGAGTTCTCCCGCGCACCTTAGGATTCTCTCCTCGCCTACCTGTGTCGGTTTGCGGTACGGGCACCTCTCACCTCGCTAGAGGCTTTTCTTGGCAGTGTAGGATCGGGGACTTCGGGACCGATGGTCCCTTCGCCATCACGGCTCCGCCTTTGCGCCAGACGGATTTGCCTATCTGGCAGCCTAACCGCTTGGACAGGCTATTCCAGCAGCCTGCTCGCCCTACCTTCCTGCGTCCCCCCATCGCTCAAACGGTGAGGAGGTGGTACAGGAATCTCTACCTGTTGCCCATCACCTACGCCTTTCGGCCTCGGCTTAGGTCCCGACTAACCCTGAGCGGACGAACCTTCCTCAGGAACCCTTAGGCTTTCGGTGCAGAGGATTCTCACCTCTGTTTTCGCTACTCATACCGGCATTCTCACTTCTAAGCGCTCCACGAGTCCTTCCGGTCTCGCTTCGACGCCCTTAGAACGCTCCCCTACCGATGACCGAAGGTCATCCCACAGCTTCGGTGGCACGTTTAGCCCCGGTACATTTTCGGCGCAGAGTCACTCGACCAGTGAGCTATTACGCACTCTTTAAATGATGGCTGCTTCTAAGCCAACATCCTGGTTGTCTAGGCAACTCCACATCCTTTTCCACTTAACGTGCACTTAGGGACCTTAGCTGGTGATCTGGGCTGTTTCCCTCTCGACCACGGATCTTATCACTCGTAGTCTGACTCCCAAGGATAAGTCATTGGCATTCGGAGTTTGACTGAGTTCGGTAACCCGATGAGGGCCCCTAGCTCAATCAGTGCTCTACCTCCAAGACTCTTCCCTTGAGGCTAGCCCTAAAGCTATTTCGGGGAGAACCAGCTATCTCCAAGTTCGATTGGCATTTCACCCCTACCCACACCTCATCCCCGCACTTTTCAACGTGCGTGGGTTCGGGCCTCCAGTAGGTGTTACCCTACCTTCACCCTGGACATGGGTAGATCACCTGGTTTCGGGTCTACGACGACGTACTGAACGCCCTATTCAGACTCGCTTTCGCTGCGGCTCCGTCTCTTCGACTTAACCTCGCACGTCATCGTAACTCGCCGGTTCATTCTACAAAAGGCACGCCATCACCCATCAACGGGCTCTGACTACTTGTAAGCACACGGTTTCAGGTTCTCTTTCACTCCCCTTCCGGGGTGCTTTTCACCTTTCCCTCACGGTACTGGTTCACTATCGGTCACTAGGGAGTATTTAGCCTTGGGAGATGGTCCTCCCTGCTTCCGACGGGATTCCCCGTGTCCCGCCGTACTCAGGAGCCACTCGGGAGGGAACGAAGTTTCGACTACAGGGCTGTCACCTTCTCTGGCGGGCCTTTCCAGACCGCTTCGTCTACCCCGTTCCTTTGTCACTCCCATGTGAGTGGTCCTACAACCCCAAGAGGCAAGCCTCTTGGTTTGGGCTGTTCCCGTTTCGCTCGCCGCTACTCAGGGAATCGCTATTGCTTTCTTCTCCTCCGGGTACTAAGATGTTTCAGTTCCCCGGGTGTGCCCTCCATACCCTATGGATTCAGGTATGGATACTGTCCCATTACGGACAGTGGGTTCCCCCATTCGGACATCTCCGGATCAACGCTTGCTTACAGCTCCCCGAAGCGTTTCGGCGTTTGCCCCGTCCTTCATCGGCTCCTAGTGCCAAGGCATCCACCGTGCGCCCTTTCTAACTTAACCAATAGCGCTTCTCGGCTTCTTCCTTTTGGTTATCTAGTTTTCAAAGAACGAACTTATTCTGCATCTGCTTGTAGACGCAGACGCAAGGCGACTACTTGAGTTTGCTTCCTTGCAGCCTTGTGTCGAGGAATCCCACTTCCTCGAACTAGCTAGCAGACGCAGACACAAAGTATTTTTTCGTTAAAATGGTGGAGCCTATCGGGATCGAACCGATGACCTCCTGCGTGCAAAGCAGGCGCTCTCCCAGCTGAGCTAAGGCCCCACACATCAATGGGCCTAAGTGGACTTGAACCACCGACCTCACGCTTATCAGGCGTGCGCTCTAACCAGCTGAGCTATAGGCCCATTATTGAAATTGTTGAGGAGAAGTTCCCTCAAAACTAAACAAGGCTACTACCTTGCATTCACTTCTTTGCTGCCTTGCGCCGAGGAACCCAGCTTCTTTGAATTCACTAGAAGACGCAGGCGCAAAACGGAAGGAACATAAACTCCTTCAAAACTAAACAAAACGACAAGCGTCATTATAAACGATTTTTAACCTATTGTCAAGAAGTTATTACGCTTCTGCTTTTCGTATTGTCTAGCTTCGGCTCCTAGCCCCTCGGGCCGCTTCGGTCTCGCTGTGGCGGCAACAGCCTCCTCGCGAGCCCTCCAGCGCCTGCCGGGGCTAACCATTCGCCTTCGCTTTTCGTGTCATCCTTAGAAAGGAGGTGATCCAGCCGCACCTTCCGGTACGGCTACCTTGTTACGACTTCACCCCAATCACTTGCCCCACCTTCGGCGGCTGGCTCCCGAAAGGGTTACCTCACCGACTTCGGGTGTTGCAAGCTCTCGTGGTGTGACGGGCGGTGTGTACAAGGCCCGGGAACGTATTCACCGCGGCATGCTGATCCGCGATTACTAGCGATTCCGGCTTCATGCAGGCGAGTTGCAGCCTGCAATCCGAACTGAGAGCGGCTTTTTGGGATTGGCTCCCCCTCGCGGGTTCGCAGCCCTTTGTACCGCCCATTGTAGCACGTGTGTAGCCCAGGTCATAAGGGGCATGATGATTTGACGTCATCCCCACCTTCCTCCGGTTTGTCACCGGCAGTCACCTTAGAGTGCCCAACTGAATGCTGGCAACTAAGGTCGAGGGTTGCGCTCGTTGCGGGACTTAACCCAACATCTCACGACACGAGCTGACGACAACCATGCACCACCTGTCACCCTGTCCCCCCGAAGGGGGAACGCCCTATCTCTAGGGTTGTCAGGGGATGTCAAGACCTGGTAAGGTTCTTCGCGTTGCTTCGAATTAAACCACATGCTCCACCGCTTGTGCGGGCCCCCGTCAATTCCTTTGAGTTTCAGCCTTGCGGCCGTACTCCCCAGGCGGAGTGCTTAACGCGTTAGCTGCAGCACTAAAGGGTTTGACCCCTCTAACACTTAGCACTCATCGTTTACGGCGTGGACTACCAGGGTATCTAATCCTGTTTGCTCCCCACGCTTTCGCGCCTCAGCGTCAGTTACAGACCAGAGAGCCGCCTTCGCCACTGGTGTTCCTCCACATCTCTACGCATTTCACCGCTACACGTGGAATTCCGCTCTCCTCTTCTGCACTCAAGTCCCCCAGTTTCCAATGACCCTCCACGGTTGAGCCGTGGGCTTTCACATCAGACTTAAGGGACCGCCTGCGCGCGCTTTACGCCCAATAATTCCGGACAACGCTCGCCCCCTACGTATTACCGCGGCTGCTGGCACGTAGTTAGCCGGGGCTTTCTCGTTAGGTACCGTCACCGTACCGCCCTATTCGAACGGTACTTCTTCTTCCCTAACAACAGAGCTTTACGATCCGAAGACCTTCTTCGCTCACGCGGCGTCGCTCCGTCAGACTTTCGTCCATTGCGGAAGATTCCCTACTGCTGCCT is a window encoding:
- a CDS encoding sigma factor G inhibitor Gin, which translates into the protein MTSKDDMEKVCIVCEQPKQEGIHIFGRFLCLDCEKAIVQTDTADPEYRFYVKQLKKIISSEIYS
- a CDS encoding aminotransferase class I/II-fold pyridoxal phosphate-dependent enzyme, with amino-acid sequence MDQGKTPLYTALKRHDAIHPFSFHVPGHKYGFVFPANARNDYEPLLKLDATELTGLDDLHHPESVIAEAQSLAAKLYNVEETFFLVNGSTAGNLAMIFAACGEKKKVIVQRNCHKSVMHAIQLAGATPVFLSPEFDEDVRVASYVAYDTIKRALELHPDAAALVLTNPNYYGMAVDLTEVVNLAHRYRIPVLVDEAHGAHFILGHPFPKTAVACGADVVVQSAHKTLPAMTMGSYLHFNSSLVDKEKLKYFLQAFQSSSPSYPIMASLDLARSYLACLTKDDVKKVAEQIRQFKDALAAIEGIAIVHSRQPLVQIDLLKITLQTRSELSGYELQQRLEREGIFTELADPFNVLLVYPLAVIEQMEQVVEKIQRAFRGLRYSERLLQSFHSFSFLPSANSISYRELQALPKKVVDLKNAEGYIAAETIIPYPPGVPLLWIGERICKEHIEQIEQLKRCHARFQGGKYLSTQQIEVYETVKIKEM
- a CDS encoding PSP1 domain-containing protein, whose product is MYNVVGVRFKKAGKIYYFDPGEWTIPAGEFVIVETVRGIEYGKVVISNKQVDENDIVLPLKKVIRIADAKDKLIVEENKKAAREAYDICLKKVEEHGLEMKLVDVEYTFDRNKVIFYFTADGRVDFRELVKDLAAIFRTRIELRQIGVRDEAKMLGGIGPCGRMLCCSTFLGDFDPVSIKMAKDQNLSLNPTKISGLCGRLMCCLKYENEEYETAKEQLPDLGEYVETPHGLGKVIGLNILERMLQVELSEHGRVVEYTLDELMKDGTLPIRAAD
- the tmk gene encoding dTMP kinase, yielding MKGYFFSFEGPDGAGKTTMIAKLETFLREKGFAVVSTREPGGVRIAEAIRSIILNPDHTEMDGRTEALLYAAARRQHLLEKIIPAVEAGNIVLCDRFVDSSLVYQGFARGLGVDEILQINQFAIDGYFPSLTIYFDIDPKMGLERIQKNKQREINRLDMESLSFHYKVREGYLKLAKRFAERIVTIDASKSPDEVFAMTAAVVMKRIEGR
- the holB gene encoding DNA polymerase III subunit delta' yields the protein MMMQWEQLEQYQPIVVRMLTKSLEKGRVSHAYLFEGQRGTGKKAVSLLLAKSLFCLHPSGIKPCGECRNCRRIDSGNHPDVHVIGPDGQSIKKEQIEMLQQEFTKTAMEADKKLYIIEHADQMTTSAANSLLKFLEEPRPGTVAILLTEQYHRILETIVSRCQVFSFQPLPPALLANDLIEQQIPSHMAFLAAHVTNNYEEALKLSQDSWFAQARKIVLQLYEMLKKNDLQALFFLHDQWVPHFQEKQQIDLGLDLLLYIYKDMLHIQLGQPDYVVYRDKIDDLQQWALSCSQRQIVQGMEIILQAKARLNTTNMSVPLLMEQLILDLKEGKAFV